From Carettochelys insculpta isolate YL-2023 chromosome 3, ASM3395843v1, whole genome shotgun sequence, a single genomic window includes:
- the DEGS1 gene encoding sphingolipid delta(4)-desaturase DES1 isoform X1 gives MGNACAREDFEWVYTDQPHADRRKEILAKHPEIKALMKPDYNLIWVVVLMVLAQLIAFYLVKDLDWKWVTFWAYIFGSCISHSMTLAIHEISHNDAFGNCRAMWNRWFGIFANLPLGIPYSVSFKRYHMDHHRYLGGDGIDVDIPTDFEGWFFCTPFRKFIWIVLQPLFYAIRPLCINPKPISQLEIINLLVQLSFDVVIYYFLGMKSVFYMLAGSILGLGLHPISGHFIAEHYMFLKGHETYSYYGPLNLLTFNVGYHNEHHDFPNIPGKNLPLVKKIAAEYYDNLPQYNSWIKVLYDFVMDDTISPYSRMKRKLKGDVKQD, from the exons ATGGGGAACGCTTGCGCTCGGGAAGACTTTGAGTGGGTTTACACGGACCAGCCCCACGCTGATCGCCGCAAGGAGATTCTAG CCAAACATCCAGAGATAAAAGCTTTAATGAAGCCAGACTACAACTTGATCTGGGTGGTTGTATTGATGGTTCTTGCACAGTTGATTGCATTTTATTTAGTCAAAGACTTGGACTGGAAATGGGTTACATTCTGGGCTTATATTTTTGGTAGCTGCATCAGTCACTCCATGACGCTGGCTATTCATGAGATCTCTCACAATGATGCATTTGGCAATTGCAGAGCTATGTGGAATCGGTGGTTTGGAATATTTGCCAATCTTCCTCTTGGTATCCCATACTCTGTATCCTTCAAAAGATACCACATGGATCATCATCGCTATCTAGGAGGTGATGGAATTGATGTGGACATTCCTACTGACTTTGAAGGCTGGTTTTTCTGCACTCCTTTTAGGAAGTTCATCTGGATTGTTCTCCAGCCCCTTTTCTATGCTATACGACCTCTTTGCATCAATCCCAAACCAATTTCTCAATTAGAAATCATCAACTTGTTGGTTCAGCTCTCATTTGATGTTGTAATATACTACTTCTTGGGAATGAAATCAGTCTTCTACATGCTCGCAGGATCAATACTTGGATTAGGGTTGCACCCCATTTCAGGACACTTCATAGCTGAACATTACATGTTCTTAAAGGGGCATGAGACTTACTCCTATTATGGGCCACTTAATTTGCTCACTTTTAATGTTGGGTACCACAATGAACACCATGACTTTCCCAATATTCCTGGCAAGAACCTCCCACTG GTGAAAAAGATAGCAGCTGAATACTATGATAATCTTCCACAGTATAACTCCTGGATAAAAGTGCTGTATGACTTTGTGATGGATGACACAATCAGCCCTTACTCACGCATGAAAAGGAAATTAAAGGGTGATGTGAAACAGGACTGA
- the DEGS1 gene encoding sphingolipid delta(4)-desaturase DES1 isoform X2 gives MKPDYNLIWVVVLMVLAQLIAFYLVKDLDWKWVTFWAYIFGSCISHSMTLAIHEISHNDAFGNCRAMWNRWFGIFANLPLGIPYSVSFKRYHMDHHRYLGGDGIDVDIPTDFEGWFFCTPFRKFIWIVLQPLFYAIRPLCINPKPISQLEIINLLVQLSFDVVIYYFLGMKSVFYMLAGSILGLGLHPISGHFIAEHYMFLKGHETYSYYGPLNLLTFNVGYHNEHHDFPNIPGKNLPLVKKIAAEYYDNLPQYNSWIKVLYDFVMDDTISPYSRMKRKLKGDVKQD, from the exons ATGAAGCCAGACTACAACTTGATCTGGGTGGTTGTATTGATGGTTCTTGCACAGTTGATTGCATTTTATTTAGTCAAAGACTTGGACTGGAAATGGGTTACATTCTGGGCTTATATTTTTGGTAGCTGCATCAGTCACTCCATGACGCTGGCTATTCATGAGATCTCTCACAATGATGCATTTGGCAATTGCAGAGCTATGTGGAATCGGTGGTTTGGAATATTTGCCAATCTTCCTCTTGGTATCCCATACTCTGTATCCTTCAAAAGATACCACATGGATCATCATCGCTATCTAGGAGGTGATGGAATTGATGTGGACATTCCTACTGACTTTGAAGGCTGGTTTTTCTGCACTCCTTTTAGGAAGTTCATCTGGATTGTTCTCCAGCCCCTTTTCTATGCTATACGACCTCTTTGCATCAATCCCAAACCAATTTCTCAATTAGAAATCATCAACTTGTTGGTTCAGCTCTCATTTGATGTTGTAATATACTACTTCTTGGGAATGAAATCAGTCTTCTACATGCTCGCAGGATCAATACTTGGATTAGGGTTGCACCCCATTTCAGGACACTTCATAGCTGAACATTACATGTTCTTAAAGGGGCATGAGACTTACTCCTATTATGGGCCACTTAATTTGCTCACTTTTAATGTTGGGTACCACAATGAACACCATGACTTTCCCAATATTCCTGGCAAGAACCTCCCACTG GTGAAAAAGATAGCAGCTGAATACTATGATAATCTTCCACAGTATAACTCCTGGATAAAAGTGCTGTATGACTTTGTGATGGATGACACAATCAGCCCTTACTCACGCATGAAAAGGAAATTAAAGGGTGATGTGAAACAGGACTGA